The Anomaloglossus baeobatrachus isolate aAnoBae1 unplaced genomic scaffold, aAnoBae1.hap1 Scaffold_117, whole genome shotgun sequence genome window below encodes:
- the LOC142260510 gene encoding uncharacterized protein LOC142260510, with protein sequence MQNAADTMEKGEMDVRGDERSRDLSTDDCTRSPTQNAKGSESNKEAKPYSCSECEKCFSKKSNLITHERIHTGVKPYSCSECGKCFVLKPNLVKHFRIHTGEKPYSCSECGKCFAQKSDLVTHERIHTGEKSYSCSECGKCFNRQSNLITHETIHTGEKPYSCSVCGKCFAQKSDRVTHERIHTGEKPYSCSECGKCFNWKSNLIRHERIHTGEKPYSCAECGKCFSLKSNLITHERIHTGEKSYSCAECGKCFAQKSSLVTHERIHTGEKTYSCAECGKCFSLKSNLITHERIHTGEKSYSCAECGKCFAQKSSLVTHERIHTGEKTYSCAECGKCFSLKSNLITHERIHTGEKSYSCAECGKCFAQKSSLVTHERIHTGEKPYSCSECGKFFSQKSDLVTHERIHTGEKPYSCSECGKFFSKKSNLVTHERIHTGVKPYSCSECGKCFVLKPNLVKHLRIHTGEKPYSCSECEKCFAHKLALITHEINHTGEKPYSCSECGKCFAQKSALVTHERIHTGEKSYSCSECGKCFNRKSNLITHERIHTGEKPYSCSECGKCFAWKSDLVTHERIHTGEKPYSCSECGKCFNWKSNLITHELNHTGEKPYSCSECGKCFAQKSALVTHETIHTGEKPYSSSVCGKCFAWKSALVTHERIHTGEKSYSCSECGKCFNRKSNLITHDRIHTGVKPYSCLECGKCFAWKSLLIRHERIHTGVKP encoded by the exons atgcagaacgctgcagacacaatggaaaaaggagaaatggatgtgcggggtgatgaacggagtagagacctttccacag atgactgtaccaggagtcccacacagaatgctaagggaagtgaaagtaacaaagaagcaaagccatattcatgttcagaatgtgagaaatgtttttctaagaaatcaaatctcattacacatgagagaattcacacaggagtgaagccatattcatgttcagaatgtggcaaatgttttgtTTTAAaaccaaatcttgttaaacatttcagaattcacacaggagagaagccatattcatgttcagaatgtgggaaatgttttgctcagaaatcagatcttgttacacatgagagaattcacacaggagagaagtcatattcatgttcagaatgtgggaaatgttttaatcggcaatcaaatcttattacacatgagaccattcacacaggagagaagccatattcatgttcagtatgtgggaaatgttttgctcagaaatcagatcgtgttacacatgagagaattcacacaggagagaagccatattcatgttcagaatgtgggaaatgttttaattggaaatcaaatcttattagacatgagagaattcacacaggagagaagccttattcatgtgcagaatgtgggaaatgtttttctctgaaatcaaatctcattacacatgagagaattcacacaggagagaagtcatattcatgtgcagaatgtggaaaatgttttgctcagaaatcaagtcttgttacacatgagagaattcacacaggagagaagacatattcatgtgcagaatgtgggaaatgtttttctctgaaatcaaatctcattacacatgagagaattcacacaggagagaagtcatattcatgtgcagaatgtggaaaatgttttgctcagaaatcaagtcttgttacacatgagagaattcacacaggagagaagacatattcatgtgcagaatgtgggaaatgtttttctctgaaatcaaatctcattacacatgagagaattcacacaggagagaagtcatattcatgtgcagaatgtggaaaatgttttgctcagaaatcaagtcttgttacacatgagagaattcacacaggagagaagccatattcatgttcagaatgtgggaaatttttttctcagaaatcagatcttgttacacatgagagaattcacacaggagagaagccatattcatgttcagaatgtgggaaatttttttctaagaaatcaaatcttgttacacatgagagaattcacacaggagtgaagccatattcatgttcagaatgtgggaaatgttttgttttaaaaccaaatcttgttaaacatttgagaattcacacaggagagaagccatattcatgttcagaatgtgagaaatgttttgctcataAATTggctctcattacacatgagataaatcacacaggagagaagccatattcatgttcagaatgtgggaaatgttttgctcagaaatcagctcttgttacacatgagagaattcacacaggagagaagtcatattcatgttcagaatgtgggaaatgttttaatcggaaatcaaatcttattacacatgagagaattcacacaggagagaagccatattcatgttcagaatgtgggaaatgttttgcttggaaatcagatcttgttacacatgagagaattcacacaggagagaagccatattcatgttcagaatgtgggaaatgttttaattggaaatcaaatcttattacacatgagctaaatcacacaggagagaagccatattcatgttcagaatgtgggaaatgttttgctcagaaatcagctcttgttacacatgagaccattcacacaggagagaagccatattcatcttcagtatgtgggaaatgttttgcttggaaatcagctcttgttacacatgagagaattcacacaggagagaagtcatattcatgttcagaatgtgggaaatgttttaatcggaaatcaaatcttattacacatgacagaattcacacaggagtgaagccatattcatgtttagaatgtgggaaatgttttgcttggaaatcacttcttattagacatgagagaattcacacaggagtgaagccatag